The following proteins come from a genomic window of Methanoculleus caldifontis:
- a CDS encoding nicotinamide-nucleotide adenylyltransferase — MSRGFYIGRFQPYHNGHQSVLERIACFADEIVIGVGSAQVSHTVANPFTAGERVLMLTRSLADLDCPFYVIPIEDVQRNALWVAHVRAMTPPFDTVYSSNPLVMQLFAEAGVDVQSPDMYERLTHSGTVIRQRMLDGEPWEHLVPPAVVDVIREIHGVERLQRIAGSD, encoded by the coding sequence ATGAGCCGGGGGTTCTACATCGGGCGGTTCCAGCCCTACCACAACGGCCACCAGTCGGTGCTGGAGCGGATAGCCTGCTTTGCCGACGAGATCGTCATCGGGGTGGGGAGCGCCCAGGTCTCCCACACCGTGGCGAATCCGTTTACGGCCGGGGAACGGGTGCTGATGCTCACCCGGTCGCTCGCCGATCTCGACTGCCCCTTCTACGTCATCCCGATCGAGGACGTCCAGCGCAACGCCCTCTGGGTTGCCCACGTCCGGGCGATGACCCCGCCGTTCGATACGGTCTACTCATCGAACCCGCTCGTCATGCAGCTCTTCGCCGAGGCAGGGGTCGACGTCCAGTCGCCCGACATGTACGAGCGGCTGACGCACTCCGGCACCGTCATCCGACAGCGGATGCTCGACGGCGAACCCTGGGAGCACCTGGTCCCTCCCGCCGTGGTGGACGTCATCCGGGAGATCCACGGTGTGGAGCGCCTCCAGCGGATCGCGGGGAGCGACTGA